Proteins from a genomic interval of Zingiber officinale cultivar Zhangliang chromosome 2A, Zo_v1.1, whole genome shotgun sequence:
- the LOC122044399 gene encoding transcription factor WRKY19-like, which translates to METNVCAAALLAELSQAKELLKELELNLHCLDLCKALTPRIASSIHNSFLMAESFEANAGHDRPPCSSLALRPRTLTPRGRKSLRSWRRQVRVSSVARGVEGPGEDDGFTWRKYGQKEILGAKYPRAYFRCTHRASHGCPAKKQVQRSDDDPSVYDVTYHGNHTCLEQPREEEQGGAGGEIQHDQEQSAAALKLEGGEEFVGQIAPSFGPMEEQFFPASPYQFWGFHGAESSSLPIEFDGDGEVGPVNIWAGVEWMQHCD; encoded by the exons ATGGAGACCAATGTCTGCGCTGCTGCTCTGCTCGCCGAGCTCAGCCAAGCCAAGGAGCTGCTCAAGGAGCTGGAGTTAAATCTGCATTGCCTTGACCTCTGCAAGGCTCTAACTCCCAGGATCGCTTCCTCCATCCACAACTCATTTCTCATGGCGGAATCCTTCGAAGCCAACGCCGGCCACGATAGGCCTCCGTGCTCCTCGCTAGCCCTGCGACCTCGCACCTTGACGCCCAGGGGAAG GAAGTCGCTGCGATCGTGGAGGCGCCAAGTGAGGGTGAGCTCGGTGGCCAGGGGAGTGGAAGGTCCGGGGGAGGACGATGGCTTTACCTGGAGGAAGTACGGCCAGAAAGAGATCCTCGGAGCCAAATATCCAAG GGCCTATTTCCGGTGCACTCATCGGGCCTCGCACGGATGCCCCGCCAAGAAGCAGGTGCAGCGATCGGACGACGACCCGTCTGTCTACGACGTCACCTACCACGGGAACCACACTTGCCTCGAGCAGCCAAGGGAGGAGGAGCAGGGCGGCGCTGGCGGTGAAATTCAACACGACCAGGAACAGAGTGCGGCGGCGCTGAAACTTGAAGGAGGGGAGGAGTTCGTGGGACAGATTGCGCCTTCCTTTGGGCCCATGGAGGAGCAGTTTTTCCCTGCTTCGCCGTACCAATTTTGGGGCTTTCACGGAGCAGAGAGCAGTTCGCTTCCAATAGAGTTCGACGGAGACGGGGAGGTCGGTCCTGTCAACATCTGGGCAGGAGTGGAATGGATGCAACATTGTGATTAG